In Campylobacter sp., the DNA window GGCTTAGCGCGCCGCAAAGTATCGCAGCAGCGCCTAAGGCAAGGGATTTTTTACTCACTGCTGCTTCTTTTCGATCTTGATATTCCCGCTCTTTAGCCCCTCGAGCAGCTGCGCGGCGGAGCTATTTTTCGGATAGGCCTCAAGGTATGCCTGCAAGTGCTTAATCGCGCCCTCTTTGTCGTCATGCATCAAGCTAAACAGCGCAAGGGCGTGGTGCGCGCGCATCGAACCGAGCTCAAGCGCGCTAGAAAGCATCTGCTGCGCCTTTTGATCGCGGGAGGAGTTTAGCAAAAACTCGCCGTATTCCGTGCGGATCTCGCCGTTTTTGGGCTCTTCTTGCACTAGCTTATCGTAGAGCGCGTCCGCCTTCTCTGCGGCGCCTTTGATATCAAAGTTGTGCCGAATGACGTAAATTCTGGCAAATTTATGCTCAAACTCGTAGCGGTCTTTGGCGTCGATATCCTTTTTAAACAGCTCCTGATTTAAAAATTTAAAAATTTCTTCAAACGCTCGCGCATCCTGGTAGGCGATCTCGGCGTCCTTCCCGCTGTCGAAGTTTAGCGGATACTCGCATGCGTGGGCGCAGAGATAATCCACGGAGCGGTAAATGCCGCCGATATCCAGGGCGCGCGAGCCGTCCGGCGCCGTCTTTATCATCGCGTCGTGATCGTAGGGCTCATAAGGCGCTGCGAGTGCGCAACTAAGGGCTAGAGCGGCTGCTAATGCGGTTTTTGCAAACATATCGTTTCCTTAAGATGAAATTTTAAGCCGATTTTAGCGAAATTTACCAAACGCTAGGCCTCTTTGGGCAGGCTAATTTACGAGTTTGAGTTGGGTTTCGAAGGCGGATTTGGGATAGAGGCCGATGAGCTTTTTAACCGCTTTGCCGTTTTTATCGTAGATCACCGACGTGGGGGTGCCAAAAATACCGCCTACGATGGTTTCAAAGTATTTCACCGAGCTCGCGCCGCTGACGCTTGGGAATTTTATCCCCTTTTCGCGAGCGACTGCCGCATCAGCTTCCAGGCCTTTGCCGTCGCCCAAAATGCCGATGATCAGCGCATCGCCGCTAGCTTGCAGCTCGTTTAGCACGGGTACTTGAGCTTTGCACGCGCCGCAGCTGCTGGTGTAGAAAAACAGCACGAACGGCTTGTCGTTGCCCTCGATCTTTAGTGTGCGCTCGGAGGGGTCGAACTTGGAGGCGAGTGAGGCGCCGTCACTGCTTAGATGGTGCTTCCATCCGTCGCAGCCCGCGAGCAGTAGCGCGAACACGGCGGCAGCAACTTTTAAATTTAAAAATTTTATCATCTAAAACCCGCCTTCGGGCGCGCTAAATCGGCCTTTAAATTTGCGTTTGAAATTTTAAAATTTACGGCGCGATCCGGGCGGAAATTTATATCGCGACCCGCGCCTAGGCGTATGTTACGATCCGCGTCGCAATCCGCGCTCGTAGCGTTTCGGCTTTTAAAATTTTTACCCACTCCGCTCGGTTTTGCGACGGTGCTTGATCTTTCTAGGCAAGCAGCTTCGGCGGGACGTGCGCAGCAAAGAGCCGCGCCTGCTTGCGCGAGCCTTAAGCGAACCCGAAAATAGCGCGGGCGGGCGGTGAAATTTTTAAATTTTAACGTAGCTTTATTTTTCGTCATGCGAGTTAAATTTTATGCACCGGAATTCTGTGCGCCCGAATTTTCGCCGCTTAAATTTTTGGCGCCCTGATCTTCGACGCCAGAGCTTTGCGAGGCAGAATTTTGCTCACTCGCAGTTTCGGCGCTAGAGCTTTGCGAAGCGCTTTCGTTTGGATCGCGATCTGAAATTTTATCTTGCGAGCCGAGATTATGCTTCATCGTGCTTTGATCCAAAAGTTCTATTCGATCGAGCTTGCCGTGTCTTAGGCGCACCACCTTGTCGGCAAATTTGCCGAGCTCTTCGTTGTGCGTGACTAAAAGCAGCGTCTTGCCCTCGCTGCGAAGCGTCTGAAAGAGCTGCAAAACCACGCGCTCGTTGGCCTCGTCGAGGTTGCCCGTAGGCTCATCCGCGATGATGATGTCGGGGTCATTGATGAGTGCGCGAGCGATGCAGACACGCTGCTGCTCGCCGCCGCTAAGCTCGCTAGGGCGGTGCGTGATGCGGTGCCCGAGCCCTACTTTCTCAAGTGCTGCCT includes these proteins:
- a CDS encoding tetratricopeptide repeat protein, encoding MFAKTALAAALALSCALAAPYEPYDHDAMIKTAPDGSRALDIGGIYRSVDYLCAHACEYPLNFDSGKDAEIAYQDARAFEEIFKFLNQELFKKDIDAKDRYEFEHKFARIYVIRHNFDIKGAAEKADALYDKLVQEEPKNGEIRTEYGEFLLNSSRDQKAQQMLSSALELGSMRAHHALALFSLMHDDKEGAIKHLQAYLEAYPKNSSAAQLLEGLKSGNIKIEKKQQ
- a CDS encoding TlpA disulfide reductase family protein gives rise to the protein MIKFLNLKVAAAVFALLLAGCDGWKHHLSSDGASLASKFDPSERTLKIEGNDKPFVLFFYTSSCGACKAQVPVLNELQASGDALIIGILGDGKGLEADAAVAREKGIKFPSVSGASSVKYFETIVGGIFGTPTSVIYDKNGKAVKKLIGLYPKSAFETQLKLVN